CGTAACCGCAAAGGAAATCAATAAACTCGTTGCCATCAACGTCGGTCAGCCTGCAACCTTTGCCGCTTTCCAGAAAAATCGGATATTCTCCTTCGATAAAGTCGGCCGGCTTTCTCGCGCCCAGAACGCCTCCAGGTATAAGTTCGATGGCTTCTTCAAACAGTTTTCGGCTATTTGTTATGTTGAGTTTGCTTATCTCTTTCATGGGGAGTCTCCTGTCCTGCGCTAAACATGAACCAGCGACGAAATGGTTTCCGACTGATGGATTTTTGCCCCTCTTTTTAAGAACGCCGCAAGAAATGTCGCCGGATCGATGCAGCCTTCAGGGGCGACCACCCCTTTTTCGGTTACCTTACCTTCATCCATCATAAGCGCTGCAATGGATGCGGGAAGGCCGGTCCCTGGAGCCATTCTTCCGACCATGTCGGCGGTGTAAGTAACGTTGGCGCCGTCTCTTTGTCCTTTAACAATGACCTTGAGCCCAGAGGATTGGGGGCCATTGTCCCGTCCTTCAGGAATAGTTTCCCAAAGTTTCAGCGCAAGATCATAAGGCGTTACCTTGGCGCCTTTCACATCAATGGATTCTGTCCCCAAGAAGCCAGTTTCCTTCTGTTGCTTTATCAACTCATCCACCCATAGGGGAATAAGAGCGCCTTTGATTATCACGTTCTTCACACCTTTGATGTATTTGGGGATGGTCAATGGCTGGGGATGGCCGACGTAGCGGAGATTGCAGGTACCGAGGGGCTCCAGAAAGTCAGCGGTCACTTCTCCGGCGCCGCCTTCCACCTGGACCAGTTCGCCATTCATATATTGGGGTATCTGCCCAAGGGTCATATGAAGGCTGTGGTCCCAAGCAGCTCCTGCAAGTTCGGCAATACTCACTACCCAGTAGAGATAAATGTCCTCAACACTGTCCAGATGGTCTGCGTACCACTTCACAAGAACGTTGTTAGTTCCGGGGTCCGAGCCCATCCCGGTGAGAACGGTGATGCCCACTTCTTTGGCGAGTCCATCTATCTCAGAATTGAAAAGAACCTCTGTTCCTTCATAATCGTCACATATATCAATGTAGTTTACCTTTGCCTCAACGGCCGCCCTGGCGACGGGAACAGCAGTCTTATAAAAGGGGCCGGCGCAGTTAATCACCACATCAATATTCTTGAAGGCGCTAACCATACCTGCATGATTATTCACATCCATCTTGATCAGATTAACTTTTTCGCTTTGGCGCAATTTCGACGCCAATCGTTCCGGGTCAGGGAATAAATCTCCCAGTACAACGGCCGAGATCTGTTGTTGTTTAATCAGGTCCCGCGCGACACCCTGACCCATACCACCGGCTCCTCCTAGTACAAATGCACGCATGTATCATTCCTCCTTGATATTCGGGAATCGTCCCGCGTCCACCACATTTCGTGGATTCTCGGACCCGCGTTTTACCGTTGAATGTTTTCCGTCATTTCCCCCAGCGCAGGAGCGATGAATTCTCCGTCCTGTATGTGAGACAGGACACCGTGGAGCGCGCCAGGGGGATTCAAGTTAAACGGTAAAAAGCGGAATATGCCAACCCATGGTTGAGAGCAACGCATAATGGATTGACGACCGACCTTAGTATACTGTATACAAGATTAAAGATCTAAGAAATATGACCATTACAAAACTTTTTTCATCACACTGATTGACATATGTGCTTGAAACGCTGAGAAACATCGATAGCTGACTTCGGCCGGATACTGGAGTTTGAACTTTACCCGATGGCTGATGTCCGCCTTTCGCCGAAAATTGGATCAAATTGGTGAGGCCAATGACGGACCACCTAGCCCAATTCATAGTCGCCGGTTTAACAACCGGAAGCATTTATGCCCTAATCGCCTTGGGATTTTGCATCATTCATAACGCGACAGGAATTGTTAATTTCACCCAGGGTGATTTTGTCTCACTAGGTGGATTGGTCATTTATTCGCTACTGTTGAGCCTTAAAGCGCCATTGATCGTGGCTTTTCCACTGTCTGTCCTAGCGGTCACGGTCGTCGGGGCTCTGGTGGAACGAGTGGCCATTCGTCCGGCAAGATCTCGCAGTATTGTCATCCTTGTATTTATTACTATAGGGGTCTCAATTTTTCTCAGGGGTGTGTTCAAAATTTTATGGGGAAAGAACCAGATGGGATTGCCTCCTTTTTCAGGCGACACCCCTATAAACTTCGCTGGGGCTACACTTATGCCCCAAAATCTCTGGATTTTTGGCATAACATTTTTGTCAGTGATAGGGCTTCAATATTTTTTCAGCCGAACCAGGTTGGGGAAGGCCATGAGAGCTGCTTCCTGTAACCCGAGAGCTGCCTTGTTGATGGGCGTAAACGTCAATTCAATGGTTATGCTTTCTTTTGCATTCAGCGGAGCGCTTGGAGCGATCGCCGGAATAATCATCGTTCCCATAACCACTCTTTCCTATGATATTGGCGTTATGTTGGGATTAAAGGGTTTTGCCGCTGCCGTCCTAGGCGGCTATGGGAACAGTCTCGGGGCAGTTCTTGGGGGACTCCTTCTGGGTGTGCTGGAATCAGTCGGGGCCGGCGTTATTTCATCAACCTACAAGGATGTAATTGCATTCGGTATACTTCTCCTAGTACTTTTTGTTAGACCAAGCGGGATACTGGGCCATGGCAACACGGAGCGACTTTAGATGAGGATCAGATCATTCGGTGGCAAATCGCTCTTGGGCCCGGTTATTCTTGCTGTTTTTATCGTTCTTTTCCCCTTACTGCTCTCCAATCCGTACTATCTAAATGTAGCCAATATCATAGGTCTTAACACGATCATTGTGGTAGGGCTCACTCTGTTGATCGGTTATGCCGGACAAGTCTCACTTGGGCATGCGGCATTTTATGGCATTGGAGCGTACGCTTCAGCAATTCTTACCGTGACCTACGGTGTCTCTCCATGGTTGGCCCTAGTTCTAGCGGCTCTAATTACCGCCACGATAGCTCTAGTCATTGGAATCCCAACGCTCAAGCTTCACGGCCACTATCTGGTTATGGCGACTCTCGGGTTCAACCTGATAACAAACATAATAATAGTGCAATGCGATTCGGTTACAGGTGGGCCTTCGGGTTTCCCCGGTGTCCCTCCTCTGGCAATAGGTCACTGGGCTTTTGATTCAGATATAAAGATGTACTTCTTGATCTGGTCAACGGCTTTCATCGGAATTGTCCTCGGCCTGAACCTCTCGAAGTCTCGAGTTGGAAGAGGATTAAGAGCGCTTTGTTCCGGCGAATCTGCGGCGAATTGTATGGGAGTTCCCACCAACAAGTATAAAGTCAAAATGTTCGTTCTTAGCGCTGTCTTCGCTTCTGTGGCTGGAAGTCTTTACGCCCATTATTTATCATTTGTAAGTCCAAAGACTTTTGATATTTTCTTTTCCGTGGAATTGGTGACCATGGTAATAGTCGGCGGGATGGGCAGTATATGGGGAGGGCTCTTCGGCTCTGCTTTTCTTACCTCTCTGCCGAACATTCTAAGTTCTTTTGATGAGTATAAGGACATATTTTACGGATTTATCCTGGTTGTGATTCTGATTCTAACTCCAGAGGGTCTCATTTCTGGAATTTTACAGAAACTGAATATTTACAGAAAGAATAGACGGCAAAGAAATAAAAACATACTTGATGATTGCTCAGATAGATCCTGCCTGGAAACCATTGGAGCAATTCCGCTTTCGGATCTCTCTTTTACAACAAGGCATGAAGGACCACATGATATTATCCTGGGGATATACGATATCGCCAAGAGCTTCGGGGGGATTACGGCTGCTTCGGAAGTGACATTTGAAGTTCAGAAGGGGAGCATCACTTCTTTGATCGGACCAAATGGAGCAGGCAAAACAACAACGATCAATCTGATCTTTGGAGTTTACAGACCCAACCGGGGTAAAATTGTTTTTCGGAACAATCGGATCGAGGGGTTGCGTCCCTATCAAATAGCTGCAATGGGTATGGCAAGAACTTTTCAGAATCTTCAGATATTCGATAACATAACGGTCCTGGAAAATGTGATGGTGGGAGCGCATGTCATATCCCACAATGAATTCTTCATTTCGATGTTACATCCTCCATCTTTCCGGCGAGAAGAGAAACTCATTCGTGAAAAAGCTATGGAAGCCTTGTCATTCTTCGGTTTGGAACAGGAAGCCGATTTACCTGCAGGCCAACTATCGTTTGGCGAGCAAAAGCGACTGGAAATGGCCCGAGCCATCGTGTCCGACCCTGAACTTATATTACTTGATGAGCCTGTCGCCGGGTTGAACCGGGCTGAATCCATCGAAATAGCCGGACTTATGATGAAAATCCGGTCGAAAGGGACTACCGTGCTACTTGTGGAACATGATATTAATGTTGTCATGAGTATTTCAGACAAGGTCGTCGTCTTGAACTACGGAACGATAATAGCCGAAGGCCCCCCAATAGAGGTGCAAAAGAATCAGGCGGTTTTGTCGGCATATCTTGGAGGCTCTCTGTAAATGTTGAAGGTGGAAAACCTGCACGCCTATTACCAAGGAAATGAAGCGCTTAAGGGCGTTTCCCTTGAAGTAAACCCAGGTGAAATAATTGCGCTCATAGGGGCCAACGGAGCCGGTAAGACCACTTTGCTAAACTGTATTTCGGGCTTACACACCGATATGGTGGGGCGTATATCATTCAGAGGCGCCGACATTGTCAGGGCGCCTGCTCATAAGCTTGTGAAGCAGGGACTCGTTCAGTGCCCGGAAAATCGTCAGCTATTTGGTCCTATGACTGTCGAGGAAAACCTCGAAATGGGAGCTTATCTTTGGCCGGCCAAAATTGGGAGTGTGGCCTTCAACAAACGAATGGAAGATGTGTTTCAAAGATTTCCGGTATTGAAGTCCCGACGCAAACAATCAGCAGGGACCCTGTCGGGCGGAGAACAGCAAATGGTCGCAATTGCGCGTGGCCTGATGTCTGACCCAAAATTGCTAATGCTGGATGAACCATCTTTAGGTTTAGCTCCAATAATTGTTCAAGAGGTTTTCCGTATTATCAAGGAGATGAGAAATGAAGGTCGGACCATACTCCTTGTTGAACAGAACGCTATAGCGGCCTTGGCTCTTTCAGACAGGGCTTATCTTCTTGAAACAGGGCGTGTGACGTTTAGTGGACCCTCGAATGTGTTCATGACAGACGAGAGGGTCCGTCGAGCTTACCTGGGAAATGATCTTGAAGTAAAAACTTCCTGATGTTGGTGACAAATTTTTGAGGGATCTTTAGGCACGAAAATATGCGATCTTTCAAAAACGATAATCAGCTTGTTTTTACGGTAATTTTACTCAGTTTATAAAAGGGCGTTTCTGAATTGTTCTATCAGTTCCGTTAGACCCGCGGTTTCCATTTCTTTGGAGAATTTCGGGACGACCGCCGAACCGGAAATTCCCGCATCCGCCAGTTTCTTTTTTTCGCGTTCAAGAATCGTCTTTTTATCCTTATTCTTGTTTTTCACCTGATTTTTGAAGGTTGTTCTAAAGCTCTCAATTTCTGATTTTTTTGAAGTGGCGAACGGCCACTCTTCGAATCTCTCAAAGAGAGTGTTCACGTCCGCTTCCGTCGAGATCTTTGTGACAATTTCCTTCCAAACCAGCTTTTCGAGAAGAGACCTGTATTCCTGAGGTTCCCCATTTAAGCTTGAAAGCGCAGCTTGCCTAGAGCCTGCGGGTTCAAGAAACTTCACGGCGTAGCCTTTAGCCTTTTTTTGAAGTTCTTCATTCTTTAGCCGTTTTTTTTCTTCGTCGGACAGGAGCATGCCCCTCGTTCGTTCCATCATGATATCAATTGTGCTGCGAATCTCTGTCAATTCGTTACCTCGAAATATTACTGATCCCACCAGGCGGGCAAGGTTTGAGAATATTCGGACTAAAGATCAGTGAGAATTGTTCACTCCCTTATTTGCCCTTCCCCAAGCACTATGAATTTCGTTGTGGTTAAGTCCTGGACTCCCATAGGTCCATAAGCGTGAATTTTGGTAGTGCTGATACCTATTTCCGCTCCAAGCCCAAATACATAACCGTCACTCATTCTTGTGGACGCGTTTACCAACACTGTTGAAGAATTGACTTCCCGCAGAAACTTCTGAGCTGAATCATAATCTTTGGTAACAATGGCCTCTGTATGCAATGACCCGTACTTGGCAATATGCCTAATTGCTTCATCCATGTCTTTTACGATTTTTACCGAGAGAATAAGATCTAGATATTCCGCGTACCAATCTTCTTCAGTGGCGGGGACCATCCATTCCACGATGGCCCTGCTGTCTGGACATCCTCTTAGTTCAACAGCGGCTTTCTTGAATTCAGCAGACACCTTCGGAAGAAATTCCGAAGCTATTGCTTCATGAACTAGCATTGTTTCCAGCGAGTTGCAGACTCCGGGTCTTTGCGCCTTGGCGTTTAGCGCTATCTTGACCGCCATCTCCTGATCGGCGAATTGATCCACGTAGAGGTGGCACACACCTTTATAATGCTTGATTACAGGAATCCTGGAATTTTGAGAAACGAACCTTATGAGTTCTTCACCACCTCTGGGTATTATGAGATCTATAAATTCTTCGAGCTTCAATAAATGCGTGATGGCTTCCCTGTCAGTCGTCGGCATTAAATTCACAACATTCGGGTTGACTCCTGATTCTTTCAGGGTCTCCTTGAAGATCTTCACGATGGCTAAATTTGAATTAAAAGCCTCAGATCCCCCTCGAAGAATCACGGCGTTCCCAGCCTTGAGACAAAGCGCAGCAGCGTCGGCAGTCACGTTGGGTCTGGATTCATAGATAATGCCGACAACACCTAAAGGAATCCTCATCTTTCCGACCCTCATTCCGTTGGGTCTCACCCACATCCCCGTGATTTCTCCTACCGGATCCGGAAACGCGGCGATTTCCTGGAGACCATCGACCGTTTGAGTGATTACTTTATCTGACAGTGTAAGACGATCTATCATAGCTGCGGATAAGCCTCCGCTTCTTGCTGACTCGACGTCTTTCAGGTTTTCTTTTTGCAAGGTTTCTTTTCGGGATTTTATCTTTTCGGCTACGTCATTCAAAATTGAACTCTTTAGCGACATCGAAAGCCTAGCCGCGTCTGCCGCCGCCTCATGAGTGATTTTCGCCAACTGAAAAACTTCTTCTCTTATGGACATGGCTGTCTCCAACTACATTGTCTCTTGATCCAGGTTAATCTTCGATGATAACCTTGTAAAGACCATTCGTTTTTTAGAAGATTATGATTATCACTGAGTTATTGATTTATCAACCGATATACCACATGATCCTGAACCGACCAAAATGAGTGGCGACAATTCAGGACTTTGAAAGGGCTGTTATATGATTCCAATAATCTCTGTCGTAGGTAAATCAGATTCCGGCAAAACAACATTACTGGAAAAATTGATACGAGAACTTGCTAATAGAGGATATAAAGTTGGTTCTATCAAACACGACGCCCATTCTTTCGAAATAGATCATGAGGGGAAAGACTCCTGGCGTCACAAAAAAGCTGGAGCCACGATCACCTTGATATCATCACCTTCAAAGATAGCCATAGTTCTGGATTCAGACCACGATCATACACTAACTGAGTTACGCGACAAATTTATCAAAGATGTGGACATTGTCCTGACCGAAGGCTTCAAGCGAGAAACCCTCCCTAAAATAGAGGTGTTTAGAAGCGAGATGCGGAGGGAGTTACTGTGCTCGGAAGATGATAACCTGATTGCGATAGCTGGAGATCCTGAGACCGCCCCAGTCGGTGTCCCGATATTCGATCTTAATAATCCGGCCCCATTAGCCGACTTTATAGAAAACAAATTCCTTGTGGCTTGCCGCTAATCTCTGGGGACCTTACTCTGGGCTGAAGGATTTACTTTAGCTTATAGCTCTGGATATCGCTTCACTGGTCTCCAGCGCCAAGGATTTCGCCGTCTCCATTTTCTCGGAAGATTGAGCCAAGTCCAGACCTACCAGCCAGAAGCCGGCTACCATGCGCCTGCGGTTTTTCTTCCCATGGAATATAGGAGCCGCTATTGCGGAAACATTCATAAGATATTCTTCATGATCGAAGGCAATTCCTCTTTCCCTGATTTCATTGAGCTGTTCGACGTACAATACAGGGTCGGTTACCGAATGAGGAGTGAAACGGGGGATAGGATTTTTTTTCAAGATTTCTTGAAGATCATCAGGGTCGTGATACGCGAGAAAGATTTTCCCCACTGCGCCCGCAAAGAGTGAAAGACGCGTCCCTGGCCTAGCTGTTATCCGCAGATCCTTGACTGATTCAATCTGATCAAGAATCAATAAATTAGACCCTCCACACATTCCGAGGAAAACATCCTCATTGAGTCGCATACTCAGGGTCTCCAGATAAGGTCTGGCCATCTCAACCAGAGGGATCCTGACAGCCGCAATTTCGGCTATTTTTCTCGTTGTAAATCCGCAGGTATATTTTCGTGTAATTGGATCCCGCAATACCCAACCGGTTTCTTCCAAAGCGGCGAGTATCCCATGGGTGGTGGATTTGGCCAGTTTCAGTTTGGAAGCGATTTCACTTATTCCCGGATTCTCGGATTCTGAAAGTATCATTCTTAGGACACGCATGGCTTTTGAAACAATTGGCGCCGAATAAGATACTGAAACAGCTTTTTGCTTCGAATTCATACCGAGGCCCCACATTCGATGGTGATTAATGTTTTCACACGTGAATATGTTCATTATTATGAACTATATTGACATTTTTTACCTTTTTGAGTGTATCTTGTCAACGGAATTATCGTAATGTTTTATAGCTTGACACTATCCTGGGGTACGGATTATTTTAATGTTGGAGAGTTCTGAATACGGAACGTTTCTTTTTCAATGACGCTTAAAATAAAATTGGGCGATATTTTGAGAGCCACTCTGAGTTTTAGATCAGGTAACGAAGGTTGGATAGGGATTGCCCCTGACGGATCCTCTTATCACATTGTCGCGCCGGTTGACACGCAGATTGCGAAAGGGATTATGGCGTGCAATCGTCCAACGGATGGAACCCCTTTTGGGGGGTATAGAGGATGGGTCTATTTTCGTATACCTCCCTTTATTTCGGAGGCAAATGATTCCCAATCTGTTAAAATAGAACAAGCCAAATCAAATGCAAAAGAACTGATCCAAAAACTCGAAAGATTTGGAATCCAGGCGATTGTTGAGGAAACCGCTTCCGCCAGAGATGACCATGAAACAGACTTCGGGAAGGAATTACGCAAAGCCGATTTTGTCTGTTCAAAGTGTCAAAAGAGATGGAACAAAATCGTTAAGGTTCTCCAGGATCCTGAGTTGTTTTTTAAATTCTATCGAGCTTGCGTAAGCGATTTTTCGAAGGGAATATACGTATTTGAGCATAATTGCGGGGGCCAGGTTAAAATACCTGTCTCCAGTTTTATGAAAAAGCCGCTCGTGAACAAGAATCTGGCGGGTTTACCGGCGTGTCCGGGTCTTTGCTCTTATGAATTTTCGACTCAGGAGTGTCCAGCCTTTTGTGAAGGGGCCTATTACCGTCGTATAGCGCGTAAGATTGTGAAACGCGACAATCATAAACGTTGAGAGGTCTCGATCTGTAAATTCCGTCGCGCTAGCGCGACTAATTTGATAGGCGTTCCATATCCTTAATAAGGTGTTTCCTGTTATCGTTTTGATATAGCCGAGTTTCTTGATCTTTAACAAATTATTCCTAATTTCTTACGGGAGGAAAAAAGCATGATCCTGCCCAAGTTTGACTATCATGAGCCTACTACGCTGGAAGAAGCATTGCGTCTGCTTTCGGAGTTAGGTGGAAACGCAAGGATACTGGCTGGAGGGACGGATCTCCTGGTTCGGATGAAACTAAAAGTTGAAAAGCCGAGTCACCTGATATCATTGCGTAAAATTCCGGGGCTAGACACGATCATCCCTAGGGAAAATCACGGCGTCACAGTCGGTCCTTTTGTCACAGCCGCTGATTTGTCCAAAAACGAACTGATTTCGGACAGATTTGCGCCGGTTGCGCTAGCGGCCGGAAGGCTTGGCGCTCCGGGGGTGCGAAATAGAGCCACATTGGGGGGAAACATTGTTAACGCCAGACCTGCGGCGGATCTGCCTCCAGCGCTCATGGTTCTTGACGCTGTCTTGAAACTGAAAAGCGCTTCATCGGAACGGGAGATACTGGTCGGAGACTTTTTCGTCGGTCCCGGGGAAAGCGTCATTGAGCCCAATGAACTCTTGGTAAGCGTATTCATGGAGAGACCTGCCCCTTGGAGTGGAGGCGCCTACATTAAACTTGGCGCTCGTAAAACACTCGAAATATCAATGGTTAACGTCGCTGTGATGTTGGCGCTGCAGGAACCCGAAGGTCCAATAGTCGACGTTAAAATCGCTTTGGGAGCTGTGGCTCCTACACCAGTCCGAGCGCTTGCGGCGGAAGAATTCCTTATCGGGCGTCAACCTTCTGAACAGGTTTTCCTTGAGGCTGGAGCAATCGGAGTGGGAATGTGCCAACCAATAACCGATCATAGGGGAACAATGGAATACAGATGCCTCATGATCGAGACGCTGACCTCCAGAGCGCTGAACCAGGCATATCAGCGGGCGATCGCCTGGAAACCATAACAGTTGATCCCGAGCCTGTCGATCACAGTTCCATACGGGCAGATTTAAATTTACGGGATTTTTCTTATTAAGAAGTCCTGTATCTCCGGAGAATGAATAATGAAGAAAACAATTCAGCTTACTATAAACGGTGAACCTGTCGAAGCGGCTGTTTCTACGAATCAGACGTTAGTTCAATTTTTGAGGGAAGATATGGGTCTGACAGGGACCAAGCACGGTTGTGGCCTCGGAGATTGTGGCGCATGCACTGTCCTCATGGATGGCAAGGCTGTTAATTCATGCCTCGTACTCGCAATCCAAGCAGATAGGACGGCAATAATGACCATCGAGGGCCTTGCGGAAAACGGAAACCTTCATCCGTTGCAGCAGGCTTTTGTGGATAAAGGAGCGATCCAATGCGGTTTTTGCACTCCGGGGATGATTCTGTCGGCCAAGGCCCTTTTAGACGAGAAGCCTAACCCCTCAGAGTTGGAAATAAGGACCGCCATTTCAGGAAATTTATGCCGATGCACGGGATACCAGAAAATTGTTCAGGCCGTCGATGAGGCTGCGAAAGTCATCAGAGGAAAAGAGGAGGCGTAAGATGGGCAATTATAGAGTTCTGAACACCAGAGCCCCGAGAGTTGACGCGGCGGCCAAGGCGACAGGCCAGGCCAAGTACGCTGATGACTTCCAAATGCCGGGAATGCTTTATGCCGCGATATTGCAAAGTCCAGTGGCGCATGCCCGAATCTTGCACATTGACACATCAAAGGCCAAGAAACTGCCAGGCGTAAAAAACGTAGTCACATCAAAAGAGGCCGGGTTGATCAGATATGGAGTATCTCCCGCCAGGTATGATGAAACACTATTCGCTCACGATAAAGTTCGTTATGTAGGTGATGAAATTGCGGCGGTGGCGGCAGTGGATCTGGAAACAGCCCAGGAGGCGCTGTCGCTTATAAAGGTGGATTATGAGGAAATTCCTGCGGTGTTTGACATGTTCGAGGCCACGAAAGACGGCGCTCCTCAAATACACGATGCATTTCCGGGTAATATTAACGCTGAGGTTCATCAGGAGTTCGGAGACACCGA
This window of the Desulfomonilaceae bacterium genome carries:
- a CDS encoding saccharopine dehydrogenase NADP-binding domain-containing protein, which codes for MRAFVLGGAGGMGQGVARDLIKQQQISAVVLGDLFPDPERLASKLRQSEKVNLIKMDVNNHAGMVSAFKNIDVVINCAGPFYKTAVPVARAAVEAKVNYIDICDDYEGTEVLFNSEIDGLAKEVGITVLTGMGSDPGTNNVLVKWYADHLDSVEDIYLYWVVSIAELAGAAWDHSLHMTLGQIPQYMNGELVQVEGGAGEVTADFLEPLGTCNLRYVGHPQPLTIPKYIKGVKNVIIKGALIPLWVDELIKQQKETGFLGTESIDVKGAKVTPYDLALKLWETIPEGRDNGPQSSGLKVIVKGQRDGANVTYTADMVGRMAPGTGLPASIAALMMDEGKVTEKGVVAPEGCIDPATFLAAFLKRGAKIHQSETISSLVHV
- a CDS encoding branched-chain amino acid ABC transporter permease; this translates as MTDHLAQFIVAGLTTGSIYALIALGFCIIHNATGIVNFTQGDFVSLGGLVIYSLLLSLKAPLIVAFPLSVLAVTVVGALVERVAIRPARSRSIVILVFITIGVSIFLRGVFKILWGKNQMGLPPFSGDTPINFAGATLMPQNLWIFGITFLSVIGLQYFFSRTRLGKAMRAASCNPRAALLMGVNVNSMVMLSFAFSGALGAIAGIIIVPITTLSYDIGVMLGLKGFAAAVLGGYGNSLGAVLGGLLLGVLESVGAGVISSTYKDVIAFGILLLVLFVRPSGILGHGNTERL
- a CDS encoding branched-chain amino acid ABC transporter ATP-binding protein/permease, which gives rise to MRIRSFGGKSLLGPVILAVFIVLFPLLLSNPYYLNVANIIGLNTIIVVGLTLLIGYAGQVSLGHAAFYGIGAYASAILTVTYGVSPWLALVLAALITATIALVIGIPTLKLHGHYLVMATLGFNLITNIIIVQCDSVTGGPSGFPGVPPLAIGHWAFDSDIKMYFLIWSTAFIGIVLGLNLSKSRVGRGLRALCSGESAANCMGVPTNKYKVKMFVLSAVFASVAGSLYAHYLSFVSPKTFDIFFSVELVTMVIVGGMGSIWGGLFGSAFLTSLPNILSSFDEYKDIFYGFILVVILILTPEGLISGILQKLNIYRKNRRQRNKNILDDCSDRSCLETIGAIPLSDLSFTTRHEGPHDIILGIYDIAKSFGGITAASEVTFEVQKGSITSLIGPNGAGKTTTINLIFGVYRPNRGKIVFRNNRIEGLRPYQIAAMGMARTFQNLQIFDNITVLENVMVGAHVISHNEFFISMLHPPSFRREEKLIREKAMEALSFFGLEQEADLPAGQLSFGEQKRLEMARAIVSDPELILLDEPVAGLNRAESIEIAGLMMKIRSKGTTVLLVEHDINVVMSISDKVVVLNYGTIIAEGPPIEVQKNQAVLSAYLGGSL
- a CDS encoding ABC transporter ATP-binding protein gives rise to the protein MLKVENLHAYYQGNEALKGVSLEVNPGEIIALIGANGAGKTTLLNCISGLHTDMVGRISFRGADIVRAPAHKLVKQGLVQCPENRQLFGPMTVEENLEMGAYLWPAKIGSVAFNKRMEDVFQRFPVLKSRRKQSAGTLSGGEQQMVAIARGLMSDPKLLMLDEPSLGLAPIIVQEVFRIIKEMRNEGRTILLVEQNAIAALALSDRAYLLETGRVTFSGPSNVFMTDERVRRAYLGNDLEVKTS
- a CDS encoding glutamate-5-semialdehyde dehydrogenase → MSIREEVFQLAKITHEAAADAARLSMSLKSSILNDVAEKIKSRKETLQKENLKDVESARSGGLSAAMIDRLTLSDKVITQTVDGLQEIAAFPDPVGEITGMWVRPNGMRVGKMRIPLGVVGIIYESRPNVTADAAALCLKAGNAVILRGGSEAFNSNLAIVKIFKETLKESGVNPNVVNLMPTTDREAITHLLKLEEFIDLIIPRGGEELIRFVSQNSRIPVIKHYKGVCHLYVDQFADQEMAVKIALNAKAQRPGVCNSLETMLVHEAIASEFLPKVSAEFKKAAVELRGCPDSRAIVEWMVPATEEDWYAEYLDLILSVKIVKDMDEAIRHIAKYGSLHTEAIVTKDYDSAQKFLREVNSSTVLVNASTRMSDGYVFGLGAEIGISTTKIHAYGPMGVQDLTTTKFIVLGEGQIRE
- the mobB gene encoding molybdopterin-guanine dinucleotide biosynthesis protein B; translated protein: MIPIISVVGKSDSGKTTLLEKLIRELANRGYKVGSIKHDAHSFEIDHEGKDSWRHKKAGATITLISSPSKIAIVLDSDHDHTLTELRDKFIKDVDIVLTEGFKRETLPKIEVFRSEMRRELLCSEDDNLIAIAGDPETAPVGVPIFDLNNPAPLADFIENKFLVACR
- a CDS encoding IclR family transcriptional regulator produces the protein MNSKQKAVSVSYSAPIVSKAMRVLRMILSESENPGISEIASKLKLAKSTTHGILAALEETGWVLRDPITRKYTCGFTTRKIAEIAAVRIPLVEMARPYLETLSMRLNEDVFLGMCGGSNLLILDQIESVKDLRITARPGTRLSLFAGAVGKIFLAYHDPDDLQEILKKNPIPRFTPHSVTDPVLYVEQLNEIRERGIAFDHEEYLMNVSAIAAPIFHGKKNRRRMVAGFWLVGLDLAQSSEKMETAKSLALETSEAISRAIS
- a CDS encoding xanthine dehydrogenase family protein subunit M, which encodes MILPKFDYHEPTTLEEALRLLSELGGNARILAGGTDLLVRMKLKVEKPSHLISLRKIPGLDTIIPRENHGVTVGPFVTAADLSKNELISDRFAPVALAAGRLGAPGVRNRATLGGNIVNARPAADLPPALMVLDAVLKLKSASSEREILVGDFFVGPGESVIEPNELLVSVFMERPAPWSGGAYIKLGARKTLEISMVNVAVMLALQEPEGPIVDVKIALGAVAPTPVRALAAEEFLIGRQPSEQVFLEAGAIGVGMCQPITDHRGTMEYRCLMIETLTSRALNQAYQRAIAWKP
- a CDS encoding (2Fe-2S)-binding protein — encoded protein: MKKTIQLTINGEPVEAAVSTNQTLVQFLREDMGLTGTKHGCGLGDCGACTVLMDGKAVNSCLVLAIQADRTAIMTIEGLAENGNLHPLQQAFVDKGAIQCGFCTPGMILSAKALLDEKPNPSELEIRTAISGNLCRCTGYQKIVQAVDEAAKVIRGKEEA